The genomic stretch GCTGGAATCTGGTCGCCCCTGGCTGGAAGGACGATCCGAACGGTTACTACTGCGTGCGGCCGGGCTACATCCCCGGCTACAAGCTGCGACTCGTTGCCAATGGTGTGACGATCGACTGCACCGTCGGTGACATGGTCGCGGATCCACACCTGGGAAGCTGGCTGGCCCACTGGGTCATTGAGATGAACTGGGAGACATTCACGGCGCTCGGCCTGGATCGCAATAACTCCGTTGAGGTCTACCACCTAGGCAGCGATCCGGTTCCCGCGGTGCCGCCTGTCCCGCCGACCGAGCCGACGCCAACTCCGGAGCCGCCGGCAGTCGCCGTCGAGCCCAGCCCGGTTCCGGCGCCGGCGGAGCCGACCGCAACGCCAACGCCAACGCCGGAACCGACCCCGCCGGCCGAGCCAACACCGCCGGCCGTGACGCCGACGCCGTCGCCGGAACCCGCACCGCCGACCGAGCCGACGGCTACTCCACAGCCGAGCCCGACGCCGGTCGTGCCGACGTTCAAGACCGTTGACGAGCTTGCTACCTATCTGGTCGAACGCGAGCCTGCATTCACCGCACTCTCGCGGAACGACCTGGCGACGCTGACGACCGAGGCGGTCAAGCGACGGATCGCGGTCGACGGCATGACGCCAGAGCAGATCACCGCATTGACCCAGGGTGATTACAAGCGTCTGGTGGAAGAGCGCTTCAGAACGCTCACGAACGAACAGATTACTGCGCTGGTCGACGAGCGGATCGCGAAGCTGACCGAGCAGGACATCGTTGCGATCATCGAGACGGTGAAGGTACTCATGCCCGCCCTCCCGACAGCCAAGCCACTTGGCGCGACGCCGACACCGTAATATCTGTCCACACCGAAGCTGACAACGCCCCCGCTGGCCCGGGGGCGTTGTTGTTCCTGCGGTTGTTCGAATGACTGTGCCCGGCGTATTCTGGCGCAGCCGCCCTGGACAGCGGAAGCGGCTGGATGTGGGAGTTGGGGGTGGCCGACGCATGAACGAGGTTCTCGCGCGAGATGGTTTGACCGAGATCAACGGGCTCCGGCTGGCCTGGCAGGAATGGGTTGGCGGCGACGCGCGGCCACCGGTCCTGTTGATCCACGGGCTGGGGTCATCGAAGCGTGTCTGGGATCTGGTCGGGCCGATCCTCGGGCGAGAGCGGCGCGTTGTCGCTCTCGATCAACGGGGCCATGGCGAGAGCGACAAGCGGGATGACGGCTACGACATCGAGCAGATCGTCCGCGACGATCGCGCGCTGGCGGAGGCGCTTGGTCTACGGCTACCGGTCGTCGTCGGCCATTCGTGGGGGGCCGACGTCGCGCTGGCCTACGCATCGCTCTTTCCCTATGGCGTCAGCGCTGTCGTCCTGGTCGATGGCGGAGTCGTTGATATGCGGTCGTTGTCCGACGCGAGCTGGGCGGACATCGAGCACGACCTGCAGTCCCCGGATGTGAGTGGGCTCTCGCGAGATGAGTTCCTGGCGCGGACACGATCGCGGCGCGATCTGCCGTGGCGGCCCGAGCTGGATGAGATCGCCCTCAGCACCGTGTGTGTGCGTGAGGATGGCGCAATCTCGCCTCGACTCACGCGCGAAAGCCAGCGCAAGATTCTTCGCTCGGTCCGGGAGTACCGGCCGGCCGACTACTTCGAGGCGGTTGCCTGCCCGGTGACGATCGTGCTGGCCGATAACTCGACCGCCGATGAGCGGGCGCGCGCATTCCTCGCGCTCAAGCAGCAGGGGGCCGACGCGGCGCTGATGGGACTGCGACGCTCACCCGACCGTCGGGTGGTCTGGTTCTCGGAGACGGCCCACAACATCCCGGTTCACCGCCCGGAGGCGCTGACAGCTGAGATCGAGATGACGATCGCAACGCTGGATGATGAATGAGCGAGATACGAACCGGGAGGGCGATTGCCCTCCCGGCTCGTGGGCCTGTTGGTGGGGTGCGAGGGTATCCGAGGTTACCCCTTGGACTTGACGTAACGCTCGTTGACGGCGTCCCAGTTGATGGTATTCCACCAGGCGGCCAGATAGTCTGGCCGGCGGTTCTGGTATTTGAGGTAGTAGGCGTGCTCCCAGACATCGACGCCCATGATCGGATAGTTCCCGTCCATGAACGGGCTGTCCTGATTGGCGGTGCTGATGACCTCCAGGCCACCGCTGCCATTCGCGATCAGCCAGGCCCAGCCGGAGCCGAACCGGCCAGCGCCGGCCGCGTTCATCTTCGCCTTGAGCTCGTCAAGACTGCCGAACGTGCTCTTGATCGCGTCGGCCAGTGCGCCGGTTGGCTCGCCGCCGCCATTCGGGCCCATAATCTCCCAGAACATGGTGTGATTAGCGTGCCCGCCGCCATTGTTACGGACTGCTGTGCGCTTGGCTTCGGGGACTTTGTCAATATTCCGGAGCAGATCCTCGATCGCCATGTCGGCGAACTCGGTGCCGTCGACCGCGGCGTTGAGGTTGTTGACATAAGCAGCATGATGCTTATCGTGGTGGATACTCATCGTCTGCTGGTCGATATTCGGCTCGAGCGCATCTTCTGCATACGGCAGTTTCGGAAGATCAAATGCCATACGTTGAACCCTCCCTGTGACTATCGCGATGAACCGTTTGGCCGTGCCGTCGGGTGGCAGCGGCGCCAGAACCACAGGCGCCACACGGCTACCGTCTAGAATAGCCAACCATAGCGGCAATCGCAATGCGAAACACGTCGCATGCGCGTGGCCGGCCACATATTCCATAGCACAATGCTTGCCAGGATCAGTCGGACGACGGATGACGAGGAGTAGTTGGATGTGGAGTGATGCCGCGCGGGTCAGTGTTGCGCTGGATCGGCGTCGATTCCTTAGAATTCTGGCCGGCGCGATAGCCATGCCGCTCGCTGCAGCCTGTGGCGGCAAGGGTGATACGACGCCATCCGCCTCGCCGACGACGACGGGCCCACGAACGCATGTGGTCAGCATGACCGATGCGCCAGCGTTCGACCCGGCCGAGCTCACGATCGCGGCCGGCGACACCGTTACCTTTGTCTCGGCCGGCAACGAGCCGCACACGACGACCTGCGATCCGGCCCGGCTGCCCGATATTGCAGCACTCCCCGAGCTCGCCGCCATCTGGGATTCCGGCCCGCTCCTGCCCGGCCAACGCTTCAGTGTCCGCCTGACTGTTCCCGGCGTCTACACCTATGCCTGCATTGACCACGCCACCGAGGGGATGGTCGGGAAAGTGACGGTCGCGGGGTAGGATCCTTACGCCTTGACTAACTGGACCACGCGCCCGCCAGTCAGATCGAGCAGGTCGCGAACGCGAATCTCCAACATTCGGTCATCGCGCCCGGATCCGCACCAGGCGATGTCGATCTGCGTGACGGCCTCGTCGAAGATGACGCGGGCGCGGACGACCGGCGCGATCGGCGCGAGGCCCTCCGGGTCGCAGCCGAGCGCCCAGCGCGCATCGTCGGCCGATGCGGGCGAGAGATCGGCCGGCCGGACACCGACGACGCGCGCCAGTCGGTCCAGGTCGATCGTGTCTCCCAGGCGAATCACCGCCAGCGTCCACTGCCCGCGCCCGGTGTGAAAAGCGACGGTGGTCAGCCAGAGCTGGCGGGTCTGTGGCGCCAGATCGCGGTGGATCAGCCGATACGGAACCCGTTGTTCCAGCAGTTGGCGGAGAATGCGATCATGGGCTGGAAGCATCGTGGAATTCCTCCCCCGGTGGCGTGACGCGAGCCACCGCGCCGATCAGACAGGCACGAGCGGGGTGTGTGGCTCGGCCGGCAGCATGACCTCGACGGTGTCCTCCTCACGGACGATACCGCCGGTGATGACGATGGCCATCACGCCTGCCTTGCGGACGAGGTTGCCCTCGGCGTCGCGGTCGAGTGTCGCCTTCATTAACCCCTGCTCGATCTCGTCGAGGAGCGCGCAGGGATTCCGAAGCCCGGTGACCTCGACAACCGCTTCGGCGCCAAGCCGCAGCCGTGTGCCGGTCGGCAGCCCCAGCAGATCGATGCCGCTTGTCGTCACGTTCTCGCCGAGACGGCCCGGGATGGCTGTGAAGCCTCCGGCCCGCAGCTCGTCGAACAGCTCGGCGTGGATCAGGTGAACCTGACGCAGATTCGGCTGGTCTGGATTGCGCGCCACTCGCGCGCGATGCTTGACCATGACTCCCGCGTGGGCGTCTCCCTCGACCCCCAGCCCTTCCACCAACGTGATCTCCGGCTCGCTCGGCTTGCTCAGCGTATGCGTCGCGCTCCGGCTCACTCCGACAACTTTCCCACTCACTCTGACCCAGCTCCTGTCAACGTGGGCGAACCTCGTGTTCGCCCAAACGAACCCATGTCCTTGCGTCCTGCGTCACGATTACCGCACGCCGACTGCCAACGCGCGACCTTCGACGAATTGAAAGTCGGGACGGTTGAGGATCGACGCGTCCCCGGCTGGCTCGACGAGCGCGGCAAGCGCGGCCTGCTGTTCGGGCCGGAGTGTCTGGATGCCTGGCGATGTGGAACACAGGTATGGGATCGCGACATCCAGGAAGCGTCGCTCGTCGTCGGTCAGTGGATGGACATAATCCCGCATCCGCAGGTATCCGCGCACCTCGCGCAGGCCGGCCTCCAGCAGATAGCCACGCAGCTTGTGGCCGGTGAACCAGTCGACAAACCCCTCGTCAGTCCCGGTGTCGCCGCGCGGCAGGCAATCCTTCAGCGCGATCAGCAGCTCGTCCGGCATCGGGCCGAGCATCATCGGGTGCATTTCGACGTCCTGGACGGCAACCTTGCCCCCCGGGCGAACGACGCGGACCATCTCGCGGATGGCGGAGACCGGGTCTGCGACATACTGGAGCGATCCGGCGCACCAGACGGCGTCGAACGCGGTGTCTTCGAACGGCAGCGACGACATCGGCCCCGTGTGCAGCTCGATCTGCCCCGCCCACGGCTGGCCGGCGATCCGGCTGCGGGCGATCTCCAGGTTCTCGGCGTCCGCATCGACGCCGACAATCCGACCCTCTGGCCCGACGATCGCGGCGATCCAGCCGAAGTGCGTGCCGCTGCCACAGCCAAGATCGAGAACCCGATCTCCCGGCAATAGCTCTGCCTGATTCAGCAGCGAGTGATAGACCTCGGCCATAGCCCGGAAGTGGCTATGCATCCAGAGGTCGCTGGTCAGGTCCAGCGCCGCCTCGCTTCGCAGGATCGAGCGGTGCGACCGTTCGTCAGTCATCCGTCATCCCCCACCCTGTACATCGAGCGCCGCCTCGGTGAAGGCATTGACGAAGGCGTCGATCTCCATCGTGCCCATCGGTGTCGAGAGGCAGCCCATCAGCGACGGCGCGGTGATAATGCCATGCGCCATCAGCCCGCGGTGTAGCGTTGCGACGCGGGTGCGTTCCTCGCCGGCCGGCACGCTGCCGCGATAGTCGCGGATCGGCCGGTCGTGGAGATGAATCTGGAAGAGCGAGCCGGCCCCGGTTACCTGGCCCGGGATGCGCGCGCCATCCAGCGCCTCGGCCAATGCCTCACGGAGATGCGCGCCGAGAGTGGCCAACCTGTCGTACTCGGCCGGCGTCATCTTCTCCATCGCCGCCAATCCGGCGGCCATCGTGATCGGGTTTGCGTTGAACGTGCCGCCATGTGGCGCTTTCGTTGGGCCGTGGCGGGGGTCGAAGGCGCTCATCACCTCGGCCGAGCCACCGACCGCGCCAACCGGGAATCCCCCGCCGATGATCTTGCCCATCGTTGTCATGTCTGGCGTGATGCCGAGTATCGACTGCGCGCCGCCCCAGGCTGAGCGCAGCGCGATGACCTCGTCGAAGATCAGCACGATCCCCCGTGCGCGGGTCATCTCGCGCAGCGCCATCAGGAACGACAGGTCGGCGGGGACGAGGCCGGCCCGCATCGGCATCGGGTCGATCAGCACAGCGGCCAGGTCGTGCCAATGCCGGTCAATCAACCGTTCGGTTAGCGCCAGGTCGTTCATTCGCGAGATGACTACGTTGTCGAGCACCCCCTGCGGTGTGCCGGCCGAGTAGGGCAGCGACGGCGGTTCCGCGAGGTTCCAGGTGTCGGCCGGCGGAGTCATCGACACCTCGGCGAAGTCGTAGGAGCCGTGGTAACAGCCCTCGAACTTCATAATCTTGCCCCGGCCAGTGTGCGCCCTCGCCCCCTTGATCGCGATCATCACCGCCTCGGAGCCGGAGTTGGTGAAGCGGATCTGGTCGACCGACGGCACGCGGCTCGTCAGCAGCTCGGCCAACCGCACCTCCTGCTCGGTCGGCATCGCGAAGGCGACGCCACGCGGCAGCTGGGCGACCACCGCCGCGGTGATGTCCGGGTCGGCGTGGCCGTGGATCAGCGACGTGTAGTTGTTCAGGAAGTCGTACCGCGCCTGGCCATCGACATCGATGAGTACCGCGCCGCGCCCCTCGGCGGCATAAGGCGGGTATGGCGATTGATAGACCGTTGTCCGGCTGTTCCCGCCGGGCATGACCTTGCGTGCCCGCTCGTAGAGCTCACCGGCCTGCGAGCCGGGCGCGAGGAACGCCTCCTCGTGGCGGCTAACCTCGACCATTACTGACCTCCCCGTCGACTGCCGCGCTCAAGACGCGTGCAGAGTAGAGGTTCTTGCCATGAATGACAACGGGCGACGCGCGGGAGAAGCGGCGTCAGCCTTGTCGGGCTTGTGGCGTCATCGGGTCGAGATAGTCGGTCGGGCTGATCGAGTGCTTCCCTTCCGCGAAACGGGTGTAGCGCACCAGGCTCAGGTCCAGCGCGAGCGATCCGCCCGTCGTCATTAGCTCGGCCATCACTGCGCCGACGGCCGGCGAGATCTTGAAGCCGTGGCCACAGAAGCCGACCGCGCAGAAGAGCCCATCGGTCTCCGGCACGCGGTCCAGCACCGGCAGGTCGTCGGGCGTCATGTCATAGATCCCGGCGAGACTCCGCCGGACTCCCGCGTCGTGCATGGCCGGGAATCGCTTTGAGATCCGCTCACCCACGCGCTCGATGTGCGCCGGGGACGTCGTCTCGCTATACGTGTCGGGGTCATCAGGCGTGCCGGTGCCGGTGCCGATCAGGGTGAGATTCGACCCCTCGGGGCGAAAATACAGATCCATCGCCCCGTCGAGGATCGTCATGTGACCATTGGCGAGCGCTGGCGGCCGCTCGGCCACTGCCACCTCGTGCCGTTCGCCATAGATCGGGAGATCCTGACCGACCGACTGCAGGAGCGGACGAGACCACGCATTCGCGGCGATGAGCACGATTGGCGCTGCGAACTGACCCTGACTGGTATCGACGCCCGTCACGCGGCCGTTCTCAGTCAGAATCCCTGTCACCGCAGTGTTGGTGCGGAGCCTGACGCCGCGGTCCCGGGCAGCGCTCATCAGCGAGGATGCGGTTGATGACGGATCCGCGTAGCCGGACTCTGGCTCGTAGGCCGCGGCCTCGATATCGTCCAGCCAGAGACCCGGCTGGATCTCGTCGATGTCGGCTCGGGAGATGACCTGCGTGTTGACACCGATGTCCTGCTGCATCCGCACGTTGGCGCGCAGCTTGGACATCACCTCGGGCGTTGCCAGCCGGAGGACGCCAGTCTGAACGAACCCGCAATCGCCGCCGACGATCTCGTCCCAGTGCTTGAACCACTGAAACGCCCGAAAGGCGAGTTGCGTTTCAATCGGGTTCGTGTAGTGCATCCGCACCAGTCCGCTCGACTTGCCCGTCGCGCCGCTGGCGACCTGCCGGCGCTCGAGGACGAGCACGTTGGTCACACCTCGTCGCGCGAGGCTGAAGGCGGTGCTGGCGCCCACGACGCCGGCCCCGATGATGATGACGTCCGCGGTTTCCATATTGGACCTCTCCTGCCTCTCGAAGATCGATTCGTTACGCAGCGGCGGTTTCAAGCTGTTCGGCGATTACATAACGACACGACACACAAAGTGACGCCACCGTAAGAATTGAACGGTATCGACCCAAGGCGACTTCTCATCTGGGAGACTGTCACGATGCTAGGCGATGCAGGAAGTTGCTGTCAATACACCGTACTAACTACTCATACGCGATCAACCAATGGTGTTGACATTCGCCCCCGAACGAGGGTAATCGGTTGGACATTACGGCGAGTGATAATCAATCTGACAGTGATCTCGCAGAGAGTATCTGCGTGCATCGGTGGCGCCATACGGTTCAGCGGCCAGATCGGTACAAGCCTGTGCCTGGCGTCTCGGCTGCGCCCAGCGTTAGAGGATTGGGCGGAGTACAACTATGTCTTGCGACAAACGTTCTCGATCTCACTCGCTTTTTACGTTGATCGATCGGTGAGAAGTGTCCCGGAAACGTTCAGGTCGGTAGGGAGTCAATTCGGGGACTTCAGCACCAAGAAGGTCCTCGCGCACGAGGTTTGAAACGATCGCCGACAGGGTCATGCCACTATGCATGACGAGATGGTAGAGGCCTGCGATGTCTGGATCAAAACCGATAATTGGGTGGCCGTCCTTTGGCATCGCCAAGATTCCGAGGCGAACCCCCTCCACCCTGACGCCAGCAATACCGGGGATGATCGCCGTCGCATTCTGAACTGCCTGCTGCGGGAATGGGTGACCACTCTCTAGTGGCACTTCCGATTCAACTAATACATCGTAGTCATAGCGAGATAGTAGTAACCGCCAGCCACCGTCGGCGCGCATGGAGGTCTCGGGGGCGTTGATGACGCTGCGTAGCGACACCGGCGCCGGTTCGGTGACAATCAATAGCCCCGACTGGCGCTCTACGGGCAGATCGATTCCGGCTAACGCGGCCACGCGTTTTGCGTCGGGGCCGGCCGCGTTGATCACCGCGTCGGCCGGCAGGCGCTCCCCGCTGGCCAGCACCACCCCCTCGACCGTGCCAGACTGGACCGTAATCCCGACGATCTCGTCGCGGACGATCTGCGCTCCGTAGCGACGGACTGCCGCGCTGAGCGCGCCGTGGCACAAGCCGACGCCATTCAGCCAGCCCTCATGCGGGGCGACGTAGACCTCCTCGACGCGGTCCGGGTCAATGAACAGATCTGGCTCCAGCTCGCGCATCACCTGCTCGGGGCTGAGCGTCTCGACCCGGTAGCCCCACTGACGCAGGCTGCGCACACGCTCGCGCAGCGGCTCGGCGTGGTCGCGGTCGTCGTGGTGCGCCCAGGTGATGCCGCCGCCGATGTGGACCCAGTCGCCGCCCAGCTCGCGGGCGAGGTCCTGATGCTCGCCGATCGAGCGCAGGTTGAGCCGGTGGTAATCGCGCGGGGTCTTGCCGAACGAGTTCAGCCAGGCAAAGGAGCTACCGGACGTGCCGGCCCCCGGGAAGCGTCGCTCGACGACGGTCACCGCCGCGCCGGCCTGCGCCAGCCGGTACGCCGTCGCCGACCCGACCGCCCCGGCGCCAATGATGACTATCGACGCATCACTGAAGTATGAGGCCCCTATTAGCACTGGAACACCACCTTCACATGTTGACCCCGGGGCTAGGTTAGCGCCCCCGAGAGCGTGTCAGCAACTGATCGCTATTGACGATGAGAGCCAGTCTCTGGTCATCATCGAACTGAAGAACGGGCTGCGTGTGCGGAACAAATGCACAGTTAGCGATGTCAGAATGGCACTGAATTGCTTGATGCGCAATGGTGCGGCAAGGATACGGACTTCCTACAAGGTGTCTCGCGCTACTAGCCACTTACCGCTGGGATCGGAGGCAGGGCTAGTACCTCGGGTGTTACGCAGCACGAACTCAGCACCGTCACGCGAGTCAGGCCGGCAGACATTGGAGCGACACAGCGAGAAGCAGAGTGCAGGGTCGTGCAGAGGCGCAGAGTATCTCGCTTGACGTAGTTGATACGGCGTGATAGGTTCACCTTACAGACCACAACGCAGTGGAATCGTTTGAGTTCGGCACACACGGCTGTCAGGCCAAGATGGCTGCCAGGTTCGTCCATCTGGCGATACTGTGGCGCTCTTGAACCGACCAATGATCGTGATGGCGTGGCTTGCTGCAGTGCCTGTGTCCACGTTTTTGCACTACTTGAGTAGCTAGGTGGGTTCGGTTTCCGGAGGAAGGGGACAGCGGTGGACGATTCTACGCGGCAGTATCTGATTGAGCATGTGGCCGGCGTCGGTCGGGCCGGCAAGTTCACCCGCCGACGGCTCCTGTCGTTGGCCCTTGCCGCCGGAGCTACAGGCCTCACCGGCACGCTGCTGGCGGCCTGCGGCGGTGGTGGCGGCAGCCTGAGTTCGGGGCCGACGGCGACAAGCGGGGCCACCGCGCAAACACCGGGAGCCACTGTTCCTGCCGGGCAAACACCTGCTACAGGGCAGACACCGACGGCCGGCAAGGCTACCGAGCCACCTGTTGCGCCTGGCACAGCGACGCCGAAGGGACAGGTCATCGTCGGTTTGTCACAGGAGCCGACGGTCTTTAATCCACTGATGGCGCACATTGAGGTCGATGACGGCGTCTATTTCAACCTGTTTGATCCGCTTTGGGGTGTTGACGAAAAGGGTCAGTATTTCCCGATGCTCGCTACCGAGGTGCCGTCGGTCGAAAATGGCGGCATCTCGGCTGACGGCCTGATTTGGAAGGTCAAGCTTCATGACGGTGTGATTTGGCACGATGGCCAACCGTTCTCTGCTGACGATGTGAAGTTCACTTGGGAACTCATCATGCGGGATGACTTCAAGGCCGGCAGTCGTCTCGGGCACGATCTGATCAAGACCTTTGACGTCACTAGCCCGACCGAAGTTACCTGGACGATGAAGGAGGCCTACGCTCCCTATATCGCCATCCTGGCCTCGACATTCATCGTACCCAAGCACATCCTGGGCAAAGCAGCTGACCCGAATACCGCCGACTTCAACAATGCGCCGGTTGGCACCGGGGCCTTCGTTTGGAGCGAGCGTGTTGCCGGTGATCACATTACGCTTACAGCTAACCCGAAATATCACGGCGACGGGCCATACTTGGAGAAGCTTGTCTTCAAGTATATTCCCGATCTCACTGTGATGTTCACGCAATTCAAGACGGGTGAGATCGACCACACCACCATTCAGGGCATCACTGCCGATCATTATGCAGAGGCTAGCAAGCTCGCTGACCGTACCATCTACGTCGGCCCAGCACCCTTCATCGAGAACATCTGGTTCAATCTCGCCAAGGAGCAGTTTCAGGATAAGGCTGTCCGCGAGGCACTGTACTATGCCATGGACAAAGACACGATCATTAAGAACATCTACTACGGTCTGCCGGGACAGGCTGAGA from Thermomicrobiales bacterium encodes the following:
- a CDS encoding YbaK/EbsC family protein → MLPAHDRILRQLLEQRVPYRLIHRDLAPQTRQLWLTTVAFHTGRGQWTLAVIRLGDTIDLDRLARVVGVRPADLSPASADDARWALGCDPEGLAPIAPVVRARVIFDEAVTQIDIAWCGSGRDDRMLEIRVRDLLDLTGGRVVQLVKA
- a CDS encoding superoxide dismutase, with the protein product MAFDLPKLPYAEDALEPNIDQQTMSIHHDKHHAAYVNNLNAAVDGTEFADMAIEDLLRNIDKVPEAKRTAVRNNGGGHANHTMFWEIMGPNGGGEPTGALADAIKSTFGSLDELKAKMNAAGAGRFGSGWAWLIANGSGGLEVISTANQDSPFMDGNYPIMGVDVWEHAYYLKYQNRRPDYLAAWWNTINWDAVNERYVKSKG
- a CDS encoding MOSC domain-containing protein, producing the protein MSGKVVGVSRSATHTLSKPSEPEITLVEGLGVEGDAHAGVMVKHRARVARNPDQPNLRQVHLIHAELFDELRAGGFTAIPGRLGENVTTSGIDLLGLPTGTRLRLGAEAVVEVTGLRNPCALLDEIEQGLMKATLDRDAEGNLVRKAGVMAIVITGGIVREEDTVEVMLPAEPHTPLVPV
- a CDS encoding FAD-binding oxidoreductase, with the protein product MLIGASYFSDASIVIIGAGAVGSATAYRLAQAGAAVTVVERRFPGAGTSGSSFAWLNSFGKTPRDYHRLNLRSIGEHQDLARELGGDWVHIGGGITWAHHDDRDHAEPLRERVRSLRQWGYRVETLSPEQVMRELEPDLFIDPDRVEEVYVAPHEGWLNGVGLCHGALSAAVRRYGAQIVRDEIVGITVQSGTVEGVVLASGERLPADAVINAAGPDAKRVAALAGIDLPVERQSGLLIVTEPAPVSLRSVINAPETSMRADGGWRLLLSRYDYDVLVESEVPLESGHPFPQQAVQNATAIIPGIAGVRVEGVRLGILAMPKDGHPIIGFDPDIAGLYHLVMHSGMTLSAIVSNLVREDLLGAEVPELTPYRPERFRDTSHRSINVKSE
- a CDS encoding alpha/beta hydrolase, with protein sequence MNEVLARDGLTEINGLRLAWQEWVGGDARPPVLLIHGLGSSKRVWDLVGPILGRERRVVALDQRGHGESDKRDDGYDIEQIVRDDRALAEALGLRLPVVVGHSWGADVALAYASLFPYGVSAVVLVDGGVVDMRSLSDASWADIEHDLQSPDVSGLSRDEFLARTRSRRDLPWRPELDEIALSTVCVREDGAISPRLTRESQRKILRSVREYRPADYFEAVACPVTIVLADNSTADERARAFLALKQQGADAALMGLRRSPDRRVVWFSETAHNIPVHRPEALTAEIEMTIATLDDE
- a CDS encoding plastocyanin/azurin family copper-binding protein, whose translation is MWSDAARVSVALDRRRFLRILAGAIAMPLAAACGGKGDTTPSASPTTTGPRTHVVSMTDAPAFDPAELTIAAGDTVTFVSAGNEPHTTTCDPARLPDIAALPELAAIWDSGPLLPGQRFSVRLTVPGVYTYACIDHATEGMVGKVTVAG
- a CDS encoding FAD-binding oxidoreductase, translating into METADVIIIGAGVVGASTAFSLARRGVTNVLVLERRQVASGATGKSSGLVRMHYTNPIETQLAFRAFQWFKHWDEIVGGDCGFVQTGVLRLATPEVMSKLRANVRMQQDIGVNTQVISRADIDEIQPGLWLDDIEAAAYEPESGYADPSSTASSLMSAARDRGVRLRTNTAVTGILTENGRVTGVDTSQGQFAAPIVLIAANAWSRPLLQSVGQDLPIYGERHEVAVAERPPALANGHMTILDGAMDLYFRPEGSNLTLIGTGTGTPDDPDTYSETTSPAHIERVGERISKRFPAMHDAGVRRSLAGIYDMTPDDLPVLDRVPETDGLFCAVGFCGHGFKISPAVGAVMAELMTTGGSLALDLSLVRYTRFAEGKHSISPTDYLDPMTPQARQG
- a CDS encoding methyltransferase domain-containing protein, producing the protein MTDERSHRSILRSEAALDLTSDLWMHSHFRAMAEVYHSLLNQAELLPGDRVLDLGCGSGTHFGWIAAIVGPEGRIVGVDADAENLEIARSRIAGQPWAGQIELHTGPMSSLPFEDTAFDAVWCAGSLQYVADPVSAIREMVRVVRPGGKVAVQDVEMHPMMLGPMPDELLIALKDCLPRGDTGTDEGFVDWFTGHKLRGYLLEAGLREVRGYLRMRDYVHPLTDDERRFLDVAIPYLCSTSPGIQTLRPEQQAALAALVEPAGDASILNRPDFQFVEGRALAVGVR
- a CDS encoding peptide ABC transporter substrate-binding protein, whose product is MDDSTRQYLIEHVAGVGRAGKFTRRRLLSLALAAGATGLTGTLLAACGGGGGSLSSGPTATSGATAQTPGATVPAGQTPATGQTPTAGKATEPPVAPGTATPKGQVIVGLSQEPTVFNPLMAHIEVDDGVYFNLFDPLWGVDEKGQYFPMLATEVPSVENGGISADGLIWKVKLHDGVIWHDGQPFSADDVKFTWELIMRDDFKAGSRLGHDLIKTFDVTSPTEVTWTMKEAYAPYIAILASTFIVPKHILGKAADPNTADFNNAPVGTGAFVWSERVAGDHITLTANPKYHGDGPYLEKLVFKYIPDLTVMFTQFKTGEIDHTTIQGITADHYAEASKLADRTIYVGPAPFIENIWFNLAKEQFQDKAVREALYYAMDKDTIIKNIYYGLPGQAESYLPKESWAYNPDLPIHEYNPDKAKEVLETAGWKTGSDGIREKNGVKLAFQNSTTAGNKVREQAQAYLQQNWKDIGVSMEINNMPAAVIWGDYFNQSQYDSVMIGILYGIGPDPDASAYFHSRAIPAKGGSGSNTMQLIDPDLDTLLDEATATVDVSKRTTLYQQIQSRLRENLYFLPIFQYASIEGTKKELIGYVANPNVRSNCWNIPTWRWQA
- a CDS encoding aspartate aminotransferase family protein, translating into MVEVSRHEEAFLAPGSQAGELYERARKVMPGGNSRTTVYQSPYPPYAAEGRGAVLIDVDGQARYDFLNNYTSLIHGHADPDITAAVVAQLPRGVAFAMPTEQEVRLAELLTSRVPSVDQIRFTNSGSEAVMIAIKGARAHTGRGKIMKFEGCYHGSYDFAEVSMTPPADTWNLAEPPSLPYSAGTPQGVLDNVVISRMNDLALTERLIDRHWHDLAAVLIDPMPMRAGLVPADLSFLMALREMTRARGIVLIFDEVIALRSAWGGAQSILGITPDMTTMGKIIGGGFPVGAVGGSAEVMSAFDPRHGPTKAPHGGTFNANPITMAAGLAAMEKMTPAEYDRLATLGAHLREALAEALDGARIPGQVTGAGSLFQIHLHDRPIRDYRGSVPAGEERTRVATLHRGLMAHGIITAPSLMGCLSTPMGTMEIDAFVNAFTEAALDVQGGG